Proteins encoded within one genomic window of Granulicella pectinivorans:
- the bla gene encoding subclass B3 metallo-beta-lactamase, with protein MRTFAFGRVALLCVLFFAGARLDAQVKPKWTAMLAPFQIADDLYYVGSQDLAAYLVTTPEGNILINANLPSSPKQIRASVEKLGFRWKDTKILLTGQAHFDHAGGFAEVLRETHAKSMVMEYDAEVIRSGGETDFLHGTGSVPTFPAARVDRVLHDGDTVTLGGVTLTAHRTAGHTRGCTTWTMKAHLPGESAGRLRDVVIVGGYTLWSDFRLVDAPGRPMSYPGITEDFHRTFAVYRSLPCDVFLGDHGEHFGMLEKVARMGGEGSEVWVDPQGYRDTIDGGEKAFEKQLAEQRAGR; from the coding sequence ATGAGAACCTTTGCCTTTGGCCGTGTTGCGCTCCTTTGTGTCCTGTTCTTTGCCGGAGCGCGCCTTGACGCGCAGGTGAAGCCGAAGTGGACGGCTATGCTCGCTCCGTTTCAGATTGCCGACGATCTCTACTATGTGGGGAGTCAGGATCTGGCGGCGTACCTGGTGACGACGCCGGAGGGGAACATCCTGATCAACGCGAATCTGCCTTCGTCGCCAAAGCAGATTCGGGCCAGCGTCGAGAAGCTTGGGTTCCGATGGAAGGACACGAAGATTCTGCTGACCGGTCAGGCGCACTTCGACCATGCCGGTGGGTTTGCCGAAGTACTCCGTGAGACGCACGCCAAGTCGATGGTCATGGAGTATGACGCGGAGGTGATCAGGTCGGGCGGCGAGACGGATTTTCTGCATGGAACCGGATCGGTACCCACGTTTCCGGCAGCGCGGGTCGACCGCGTGCTGCACGACGGGGATACCGTAACGCTGGGTGGGGTGACGCTGACGGCGCACCGAACCGCTGGGCACACCCGCGGCTGCACGACCTGGACGATGAAGGCGCATCTGCCGGGGGAATCTGCGGGCAGGCTGCGGGATGTCGTGATCGTGGGCGGGTATACGCTCTGGTCCGACTTCAGGCTCGTGGATGCGCCGGGCCGGCCCATGTCGTATCCGGGGATCACGGAAGACTTTCACCGGACGTTTGCGGTGTACCGGTCGCTGCCATGCGATGTATTCCTGGGTGACCATGGAGAGCACTTTGGGATGCTGGAGAAGGTGGCTCGCATGGGCGGCGAAGGGAGTGAGGTCTGGGTGGACCCACAAGGATACAGGGATACGATCGACGGCGGAGAGAAGGCCTTTGAGAAGCAGTTGGCTGAGCAGAGGGCTGGAAGGTAG